A genomic window from Halorubrum trapanicum includes:
- a CDS encoding bifunctional 2-polyprenyl-6-hydroxyphenol methylase/3-demethylubiquinol 3-O-methyltransferase UbiG translates to MTDTDWDERFASGEYPRAPEPSPVLRAYEPSLPGGRALDVAAGTGRNAVFLADRDYDVDALDASAEGLRIVRERAAERGIGDRIETIRGDVSTYGFPTETYDLVAMSYFHTLDRFADLVESLRPGGYLFVEGHLRSAEPSPSGPSDDRYRFAANELLRAGLGLSVRYYDETTAERPGDRRRATARLLAQKSTGGRQSYPERPEAPDRWPGDEGDSKAANERNA, encoded by the coding sequence GTGACCGACACCGACTGGGACGAGCGGTTCGCGTCGGGCGAGTACCCGCGCGCGCCGGAGCCGTCCCCCGTGTTACGCGCCTACGAGCCGTCGCTGCCGGGCGGCCGCGCGCTCGACGTCGCGGCCGGCACCGGCCGCAACGCGGTCTTCCTCGCGGACCGCGACTACGACGTCGACGCGCTCGACGCGTCGGCGGAGGGGCTCCGGATCGTCCGCGAGCGCGCCGCGGAACGCGGGATCGGCGACCGGATCGAGACGATTCGGGGCGACGTCTCGACGTACGGGTTCCCGACCGAGACGTACGACCTCGTGGCGATGAGCTACTTCCACACCCTCGACCGGTTCGCGGACCTCGTCGAGTCGCTCAGGCCCGGCGGGTACCTCTTCGTGGAGGGCCATCTCCGGTCCGCGGAGCCGTCCCCGTCGGGGCCGAGCGACGACCGCTACCGGTTCGCGGCGAACGAGCTGCTCCGCGCCGGGCTCGGGCTGAGCGTGCGCTACTACGACGAGACGACGGCGGAGCGCCCCGGCGACCGGCGACGCGCCACCGCGCGGCTGCTCGCGCAGAAGTCGACCGGGGGCCGGCAGTCGTACCCGGAACGCCCGGAGGCACCGGACCGGTGGCCGGGGGACGAGGGCGACTCAAAAGCCGCGAACGAGCGAAACGCGTGA
- a CDS encoding DEAD/DEAH box helicase family protein, translating into MDVRLTYEDGTIRVDADPDLGPDALPPLPGVETDPRTGTGRAPAHRYAELRRALRVAGVSVDDRVLDASDRAASEAGLPDALATDYDLREYQREALDAWRDAGERGVIELPTGAGKTVIAIRAMVELGVPTLVVVPTVDLLDQWQRELEREFDLPIGRFGGGEQRREAITVSTYDSAYLKADGVGDAFEFVVFDEVHHLGGEGYRDAARLLAAPARLGLTATFERPDGAHKAVAELVGERVYALDVDDLAGDHLAPYDIRRIEVELTEEERERYDEKQGTFVEYVRDAGITFSSGSDYQELVKRSGNDPAAREALLAKRDAREIMMNADRKVERLGEILDRHRDDRVIVFTAHTDLVYRLSERFLLPAITAETGAKERREILERFRDGTYGRVVAANVLDEGVDVPDANVAVLLSGSGSEREFTQRLGRVLRPKEDGGRATLYELVSAETAEERVASRRR; encoded by the coding sequence ATGGACGTCCGGCTCACCTACGAGGACGGCACGATCCGCGTCGACGCCGACCCGGACCTCGGCCCGGACGCGCTGCCGCCGCTGCCGGGCGTCGAGACGGACCCCCGGACCGGGACCGGTCGCGCGCCGGCGCACCGCTACGCCGAACTGCGCCGGGCGCTCCGGGTGGCCGGCGTCTCGGTCGACGACCGGGTCCTCGACGCGAGCGACCGCGCCGCGAGCGAGGCGGGGCTGCCGGACGCGCTCGCCACCGACTACGACCTCCGCGAGTACCAGCGCGAGGCGCTCGACGCGTGGCGCGACGCCGGCGAGCGCGGGGTGATCGAGCTCCCGACCGGCGCCGGCAAGACCGTGATCGCGATCCGCGCGATGGTCGAGCTGGGCGTGCCGACGCTCGTCGTCGTCCCCACGGTGGACCTGCTCGACCAGTGGCAGCGCGAGTTGGAGCGCGAGTTCGACCTCCCGATCGGCCGGTTCGGCGGCGGCGAGCAGCGCCGCGAGGCGATCACGGTGTCGACGTACGACTCCGCGTACCTGAAGGCCGACGGCGTGGGCGACGCCTTCGAGTTCGTCGTCTTCGACGAGGTCCACCACCTCGGCGGCGAGGGGTACCGCGACGCCGCGCGCCTGCTCGCGGCGCCCGCGCGGCTCGGCCTCACCGCCACCTTCGAGCGCCCGGACGGCGCCCACAAGGCGGTCGCCGAGCTGGTGGGCGAGCGCGTCTACGCGCTCGACGTCGACGACCTCGCGGGCGACCACCTCGCGCCGTACGACATCCGGCGGATCGAGGTGGAGCTCACAGAGGAGGAGCGCGAGCGCTACGACGAGAAGCAGGGCACGTTCGTCGAGTACGTTCGCGACGCGGGGATCACGTTCTCCAGCGGGAGCGACTACCAGGAGCTCGTCAAGCGCTCCGGCAACGATCCCGCCGCCCGCGAGGCCCTCCTCGCGAAGCGGGACGCCCGCGAGATCATGATGAACGCCGACCGCAAGGTCGAGCGGCTCGGGGAGATCCTCGACCGTCACCGCGACGACCGCGTGATCGTGTTCACGGCCCACACCGACCTCGTCTACCGACTCTCCGAGCGCTTCCTCCTCCCCGCGATCACCGCGGAGACGGGCGCGAAGGAGCGCCGCGAAATCTTAGAACGCTTCCGCGACGGCACCTACGGGCGCGTCGTCGCCGCGAACGTCCTCGACGAGGGGGTCGACGTGCCCGACGCCAACGTCGCGGTCCTCCTCTCCGGGTCGGGCAGTGAGCGCGAGTTCACCCAGCGGCTCGGCCGCGTGCTCCGCCCGAAGGAGGACGGCGGTCGGGCGACCCTCTACGAGCTCGTCAGCGCCGAGACCGCCGAGGAGCGCGTGGCGAGCCGGCGGCGGTGA
- the udk gene encoding uridine kinase produces the protein MVIPSFVIGIAGGTGAGKTTVSRLVTRDLGDSVTRIPLDNYYEDLSHLDFEERQEVNYDHPSAFEWELLREHLEALLEGQSVEMPQYDFEIHNRKDERVTVEPTDVIVLEGILALYDEEINAMMDLRLFVETDADVRILRRIRRDVIERGRDLEGVIDQYLSTVKPMHEQFIEPSKKHADVIIPEGANSVAVNLLEEKLRAEVEGDAVRSWERGSLEQELGEKRSLDVDGDD, from the coding sequence ATGGTCATTCCCTCGTTCGTGATCGGGATCGCGGGGGGGACGGGCGCCGGGAAGACGACGGTCTCCCGGCTCGTCACCCGCGATCTCGGCGACAGCGTCACCCGGATCCCGCTGGACAACTACTACGAGGACCTCTCGCACCTCGACTTCGAGGAGCGCCAGGAGGTCAACTACGACCACCCCTCCGCGTTCGAGTGGGAACTCCTCCGGGAGCACCTGGAGGCCCTCTTGGAGGGGCAGTCCGTCGAGATGCCCCAGTACGACTTCGAGATCCACAACCGGAAAGACGAGCGCGTCACCGTCGAGCCGACCGACGTGATCGTGTTGGAGGGCATCCTCGCGCTGTACGACGAGGAGATAAACGCCATGATGGACCTCCGGCTGTTCGTCGAGACGGACGCCGACGTGCGTATTCTCCGGCGAATTCGGCGGGACGTGATCGAGCGCGGCCGCGACCTCGAAGGCGTCATCGACCAGTACCTTTCGACGGTGAAGCCGATGCACGAGCAGTTCATCGAGCCGTCGAAGAAGCACGCCGACGTGATCATCCCGGAGGGCGCCAACAGCGTCGCGGTGAACCTCTTGGAGGAGAAGCTCCGCGCCGAGGTCGAGGGGGACGCAGTCCGGAGCTGGGAGCGCGGCAGCCTCGAACAGGAGCTCGGCGAGAAGCGCTCGCTCGACGTCGACGGCGACGATTAA
- a CDS encoding amidohydrolase, translated as MTEAADRIFVNGEVHTLAHPADGGDAVREAVAVRDGEIVRTGRTHDVELLAGVDTDVVDLDGRVLLPGFVDAHTHLTTVGRYLVHADLSAAASLDEAVDLLSERAAEVESESSGGGAPDGGGEAEDWVLGYGYDESTWDESRYLTRADLDRVSTERPVAAFREDMHVAAVNGVALDRFADDLAAAPDDTVPTGGDGEPTGVLLEAAIDPIYRAVEPDREETRAVVEAALDHCAARGITGFHDMVRDSHAPRVYRALDAAGELTARVRINYWSDHLDAAREVGLATNGGSEFVETGAIKSYTDGSFGGRTARLSEPYADAPDETGQWVVDPDELNETVAEATEAGFQFTAHAIGDEAIAAVLDAYEDASRTDAGEARHRIEHAELADDEAIERLAETGAVASVQPNFLKWARSDGLYEERLGEARTAETNRYREMLDAGVELAFGSDGMPMDPLFGVHQAVTAPADPQRLTVTEALRAYTSGAAYAGFDEDRLGTIEAGKRADLVALDASPWERDDAIDEIDVALTVVDGAVVFDGR; from the coding sequence ATGACAGAGGCCGCCGACCGGATCTTCGTGAACGGGGAGGTACACACGCTCGCGCACCCGGCCGACGGCGGCGACGCGGTCCGCGAGGCCGTCGCCGTGCGGGACGGCGAGATCGTCCGGACCGGGCGGACCCACGACGTGGAGCTGCTCGCGGGCGTCGACACCGACGTGGTCGACCTCGACGGGCGAGTACTCTTACCGGGGTTCGTCGACGCGCACACCCACCTGACCACCGTCGGGCGCTACCTCGTCCACGCGGACCTCTCGGCGGCGGCCTCCCTAGACGAGGCCGTCGACCTGCTCTCGGAGCGCGCAGCGGAAGTGGAATCCGAGTCGAGCGGCGGCGGGGCACCGGACGGCGGCGGGGAGGCGGAGGACTGGGTGCTCGGCTACGGCTACGACGAGTCGACGTGGGACGAGTCGCGCTACCTGACCCGCGCGGACCTCGACCGCGTCTCGACCGAGCGCCCGGTCGCGGCGTTCCGCGAGGACATGCACGTCGCGGCGGTCAACGGCGTCGCGCTCGACCGGTTCGCCGACGACCTGGCGGCCGCCCCGGACGACACCGTCCCGACCGGCGGCGACGGCGAGCCGACCGGCGTCCTCCTCGAAGCCGCCATCGACCCGATATACCGGGCGGTCGAGCCGGACCGCGAGGAGACGCGTGCGGTCGTCGAGGCCGCGCTCGACCACTGCGCCGCCCGCGGGATCACCGGCTTCCACGACATGGTCCGGGACTCGCACGCGCCGCGGGTCTACCGCGCCCTCGACGCGGCCGGGGAGCTCACCGCCCGCGTCCGGATCAACTACTGGAGCGACCACCTCGACGCTGCGCGGGAGGTCGGCCTCGCGACGAACGGCGGGAGCGAGTTCGTCGAGACCGGCGCGATCAAGTCGTACACGGACGGGAGCTTCGGCGGCCGGACCGCGCGCCTCTCGGAACCGTACGCGGACGCCCCCGACGAGACCGGTCAGTGGGTCGTCGACCCCGACGAGCTGAACGAGACGGTTGCGGAAGCGACCGAGGCGGGCTTCCAGTTCACCGCCCACGCCATCGGGGACGAGGCGATCGCGGCCGTGCTCGACGCGTACGAGGACGCCTCGCGGACCGACGCCGGCGAGGCTCGCCACCGGATCGAACACGCCGAGCTGGCCGACGACGAGGCGATCGAGCGGCTCGCGGAGACGGGCGCCGTCGCGAGCGTCCAGCCGAACTTCCTGAAGTGGGCGCGCTCGGACGGCCTCTACGAGGAACGGCTGGGCGAAGCGCGCACCGCCGAGACGAACCGCTACCGCGAGATGCTCGACGCGGGCGTCGAACTCGCGTTCGGCTCCGACGGGATGCCGATGGACCCGCTGTTCGGCGTCCATCAGGCGGTCACCGCTCCAGCCGACCCTCAGCGGCTCACCGTCACCGAGGCGCTGCGCGCGTACACGAGCGGCGCCGCCTACGCCGGCTTCGACGAGGACCGGCTCGGCACGATCGAGGCGGGGAAGCGCGCCGACCTCGTCGCGCTTGACGCCTCGCCGTGGGAGCGCGACGACGCGATCGACGAGATCGACGTCGCGCTGACGGTCGTCGACGGCGCGGTCGTGTTCGACGGCCGGTAG
- a CDS encoding translation initiation factor IF-5A produces the protein MPREQKQVRELQEGSYVMMDDAPCKINHYSTAKPGKHGSAKARVEGKGVFDDKKRSLSQPVDAKVWVPIIERKQGQVVNVNDDEVQVMDLDTYDTFTMRIPEGEDFTSDDNIEYLDYEGQRKIIG, from the coding sequence ATGCCGCGAGAGCAGAAGCAGGTTCGCGAACTCCAGGAGGGCAGCTACGTGATGATGGACGACGCGCCCTGTAAGATCAACCACTACAGCACCGCCAAACCCGGAAAACACGGCAGCGCGAAGGCCCGCGTCGAGGGGAAGGGCGTCTTCGACGACAAGAAGCGCTCGCTCTCGCAGCCGGTCGACGCGAAGGTGTGGGTCCCGATCATCGAGCGCAAGCAGGGACAGGTCGTCAACGTCAACGACGACGAGGTCCAGGTGATGGACTTAGACACCTACGACACGTTCACGATGCGCATCCCCGAGGGCGAGGACTTCACCTCGGACGACAACATCGAGTACCTCGACTACGAGGGCCAACGGAAGATCATCGGGTAG
- a CDS encoding cyclic nucleotide-binding/CBS domain-containing protein, whose amino-acid sequence MRTDTTVRDVMHREFLGVSESDSLPEAAALLVDEETNCLVVVRGGEPVGRLESRDALDALLSATGVGDESKAAASPEDRTVGDVMGPPLPAVSPDDSLAAVEERLVAEGADRVVAVDDGEAVGVVTDGDALAAGAPRTGAGAEGFGDESAAADPRSDGTVLSTAAAADSDAERGAEATMDPEAAERTAAATRDEPAGTDGGADSPAGAPSGASTQGVCENCGALVPDLVTANGQAVCPNCREI is encoded by the coding sequence ATGCGAACAGACACCACGGTCCGCGACGTGATGCACCGCGAGTTCCTCGGCGTCAGCGAGTCGGACTCGCTCCCGGAAGCGGCCGCGCTGCTGGTCGACGAGGAGACGAACTGCCTGGTCGTCGTGCGCGGCGGCGAGCCGGTCGGACGGCTGGAGTCCCGCGACGCGCTCGACGCGCTGCTCTCCGCGACCGGCGTCGGCGACGAATCGAAGGCGGCGGCGTCCCCCGAAGACCGCACCGTCGGCGACGTGATGGGCCCGCCGCTGCCGGCGGTGTCGCCGGACGACTCGCTGGCGGCGGTCGAGGAGCGCCTCGTCGCGGAGGGGGCGGACCGCGTCGTCGCCGTCGACGACGGCGAGGCGGTCGGCGTGGTCACGGACGGCGACGCCCTCGCCGCGGGCGCGCCGCGGACGGGCGCCGGCGCCGAGGGGTTCGGCGACGAGAGCGCGGCCGCCGACCCCCGATCGGACGGGACGGTGTTGTCGACGGCGGCCGCCGCGGACTCCGACGCGGAGCGGGGCGCCGAGGCGACGATGGACCCGGAGGCGGCGGAGCGCACGGCGGCCGCGACGCGGGACGAGCCCGCCGGCACCGACGGCGGCGCCGACTCGCCCGCGGGCGCGCCGAGCGGCGCCTCGACGCAGGGCGTCTGCGAGAACTGCGGCGCGCTCGTGCCGGACCTCGTCACCGCCAACGGGCAGGCCGTCTGCCCGAATTGCCGAGAGATCTGA
- a CDS encoding universal stress protein → MIERVLVAMDGSDLSERALRYALDGHPDAEITVLNVVGGASPMMGQAAGIALSDDGEGGIREAAEPVFERAREIAAEHDAAIETIVEAGQPARQIIDHAEEFDVVVLGTHSGSLADRLLVGNVAKTVFQRSPVPVTVVR, encoded by the coding sequence ATGATCGAGCGCGTACTCGTGGCGATGGACGGCTCAGACCTCTCCGAGCGCGCGCTCCGGTACGCGCTCGACGGGCACCCCGACGCCGAGATCACCGTGTTGAACGTCGTCGGCGGCGCGTCGCCGATGATGGGGCAGGCCGCGGGGATCGCCCTGTCGGACGACGGGGAGGGCGGGATCCGCGAGGCCGCCGAGCCGGTGTTCGAGCGGGCCCGCGAGATCGCCGCCGAGCACGACGCGGCGATCGAGACGATCGTGGAGGCGGGGCAGCCCGCCCGCCAGATTATCGACCACGCCGAGGAGTTCGACGTCGTCGTGTTAGGCACCCACAGCGGCTCGCTCGCGGACCGGCTCCTCGTCGGCAACGTGGCCAAGACGGTGTTCCAGCGCTCGCCGGTGCCGGTGACGGTCGTGCGGTGA
- a CDS encoding PAS domain S-box protein, which translates to MSGPHVDPGATDASTVRVLHVDDDSAYLDLTATYLERIDEAFEVRSETDVDDAIETLATAPIDCVVSDYDMPGTDGLTLLQRVRDRGIEIPFVLFTGKGSEEIASEAISAGATDYIQKRGGDDQYEVLANRVRNAVDQHRSRVALAESEERLSRFIDQSPLGTIEYDDAFRIVRVNPAAEEILGYDESELLGGTWAPFVPESEQRHVAALERDLLSDKGGYQSVNENVRSDGERIRCAWHNQVVTDADGAVIGVFSQFEDVTEAEARKREIERSNAVLSTALDALPVGMLVEDADRRVIRVNEWLYDQFDVDGDPETAAGRDCRELAVELSEKFADPEAFVERIERIVENRRPIDGERLALADGDTLILTYRPIDLPDGDGHLWAYRRARPSERTD; encoded by the coding sequence ATGTCGGGCCCTCACGTGGACCCCGGGGCGACGGACGCGTCGACGGTTCGCGTCCTCCACGTCGACGACGACTCGGCCTACCTCGATCTGACCGCGACCTACCTCGAACGGATCGACGAGGCGTTTGAGGTCAGGTCCGAAACCGACGTCGACGACGCGATCGAGACGCTGGCCACGGCGCCGATCGACTGCGTCGTCTCCGACTACGACATGCCCGGGACGGACGGACTGACGCTCCTCCAGCGGGTCCGTGACAGGGGGATCGAGATTCCGTTCGTGCTGTTCACGGGGAAGGGGAGCGAGGAGATCGCGAGCGAGGCCATCTCGGCCGGCGCGACGGACTACATTCAGAAGCGCGGCGGCGACGACCAGTACGAGGTTTTGGCCAACCGGGTGCGAAACGCGGTCGACCAGCACCGGTCCCGGGTCGCGCTGGCCGAGAGCGAGGAGCGGCTCTCGCGGTTCATCGACCAGTCGCCGCTCGGGACGATCGAGTACGACGACGCGTTCCGCATCGTCCGAGTGAACCCCGCCGCGGAGGAGATCCTCGGCTACGACGAGTCGGAACTGCTCGGCGGGACGTGGGCCCCGTTCGTCCCCGAGTCGGAGCAGCGACACGTGGCGGCGCTCGAACGCGACCTGCTCTCCGATAAGGGCGGCTACCAGAGCGTCAACGAGAACGTCCGCAGCGACGGCGAGCGGATCCGCTGCGCGTGGCACAACCAGGTGGTGACCGACGCCGACGGGGCGGTGATCGGCGTGTTCTCGCAGTTCGAGGACGTCACCGAGGCGGAGGCGCGCAAACGCGAGATCGAACGGTCGAACGCCGTGCTGTCGACCGCGCTCGACGCGCTCCCGGTGGGAATGCTCGTCGAGGACGCCGACCGACGGGTGATCCGGGTGAACGAGTGGCTGTACGACCAGTTCGACGTGGACGGCGACCCGGAGACCGCCGCCGGCCGCGACTGCCGAGAACTCGCCGTCGAACTGAGCGAGAAGTTCGCCGACCCCGAGGCGTTCGTCGAGCGGATCGAGCGGATCGTCGAGAACCGGCGCCCGATCGACGGCGAGCGGCTCGCGCTCGCGGACGGGGACACGCTGATTTTGACCTATCGGCCGATCGACCTGCCCGACGGCGACGGCCACCTGTGGGCCTACCGGCGGGCGCGACCGTCCGAGCGAACCGACTGA
- a CDS encoding agmatinase family protein — MFPGATTGREAASYVVVGAPLDATTTFQPGTRFGPDRVRRFAETYDDYDRRTDSRFSALGVHDDGDVRPWDDVPAYLDHLAAELRSVVYDDAVPLLLGGEHTVTYAGVDAVDPDILVVADAHLDLREAYDGNPWSHACVTRRCLDDLGVDRAVIVGARTGSEAEWNRAADADVEIVAPEDAREWLDALDSEDAFGDDSVYCSIDIDALDPAYAPGTGTMEPFGLEPRGVRDLVRAVAPRADGFDVVEVNDRDDGQAAAVAGKLLREFAHSHADATATASDGDRPDGSE, encoded by the coding sequence ATGTTTCCCGGGGCGACGACCGGCCGCGAAGCTGCTTCCTACGTGGTCGTCGGCGCTCCGCTCGACGCCACGACCACTTTTCAGCCGGGCACCCGGTTCGGACCGGACCGGGTCCGGCGATTCGCCGAGACGTACGACGACTACGACCGCCGCACCGACAGCCGATTCTCCGCGCTGGGCGTCCACGACGACGGCGACGTGCGCCCGTGGGACGACGTGCCGGCGTACCTCGACCACCTCGCCGCGGAGCTCCGGAGCGTCGTCTACGACGACGCCGTCCCCCTCCTCCTCGGCGGCGAACACACGGTCACGTACGCGGGCGTCGACGCCGTCGACCCCGACATCTTGGTCGTCGCCGACGCGCACCTCGACCTCCGCGAGGCGTACGACGGCAACCCGTGGAGCCACGCCTGCGTCACGCGCCGCTGCCTCGACGACCTCGGCGTCGACCGCGCCGTGATCGTCGGCGCCCGGACCGGGTCCGAGGCGGAGTGGAACCGCGCGGCCGACGCCGACGTGGAAATCGTCGCGCCCGAGGACGCCCGCGAGTGGCTCGACGCGCTCGATAGCGAGGACGCGTTCGGGGACGACTCCGTCTACTGTTCGATCGACATCGACGCCCTCGACCCCGCCTACGCCCCCGGGACGGGAACGATGGAGCCGTTCGGGCTGGAACCCCGAGGGGTCCGGGACCTCGTGCGCGCGGTGGCGCCCCGCGCCGACGGGTTCGATGTCGTCGAGGTGAACGACCGTGACGACGGGCAGGCGGCGGCGGTGGCGGGCAAGCTGCTACGGGAGTTCGCGCACTCGCACGCGGACGCGACCGCGACCGCGTCCGACGGCGACCGGCCCGACGGCTCGGAGTGA
- a CDS encoding CinA family protein, producing MEDATDPAERLNALLGDGDETLATAESLTGGLVGSRVTDVPGASAYFDRGFVTYTYAAKRELLGVSRESLDAHGAVSGPVVREMAAGARDRADADWAVATTGIAGPTGGTDEKPVGLVYFGVAHAAPWGTEESFVRTERAVLDGDRDAVKRGAAERALDALVRTIEDVDSESVEDADG from the coding sequence ATGGAAGACGCGACGGACCCGGCGGAGCGGCTGAACGCGCTCCTCGGCGACGGCGACGAGACGCTCGCGACGGCGGAGTCGCTCACGGGCGGCCTCGTCGGGTCGCGGGTGACGGACGTGCCGGGCGCGAGCGCTTACTTCGACCGCGGGTTCGTGACGTACACGTACGCCGCCAAGCGGGAGCTGCTCGGCGTCTCCCGCGAGTCGCTCGACGCCCACGGCGCCGTGAGCGGGCCCGTCGTCCGCGAGATGGCGGCGGGGGCCCGCGACCGGGCGGACGCGGACTGGGCGGTCGCGACGACCGGGATCGCGGGGCCGACCGGCGGCACCGACGAGAAGCCGGTCGGACTGGTGTACTTCGGCGTCGCGCACGCCGCGCCGTGGGGCACCGAGGAGTCGTTCGTCAGGACCGAGCGAGCCGTCCTCGACGGCGACCGCGACGCGGTGAAGCGGGGCGCGGCCGAGCGCGCGCTCGACGCGCTCGTCCGGACGATCGAGGACGTCGACAGTGAGAGCGTCGAGGACGCGGACGGGTGA
- a CDS encoding alpha/beta hydrolase, whose amino-acid sequence MRADELDPDLAAAVAEIESLGLPAWSDLSADAARRLEDELFSGPPEPPVGDARDFAFDGPHGEVPVRVYRPEGAVEDSAESRALVHFHGGGWTLGTLDSVDGICRELAVRADAVVVSVDYRLAPEHPFPVAVDEAAAALAWVAETADSLGVDSDRVGVSGTSAGGALAVAASLRARDLGDVPTPAGQFLLYPIAGYDFETDSYRENADGPLLTREDMKWFYERYLRSPVDAANPYAVPLRADHLGDLPPATVVTAGFDPLRDDGVALAERFEREGTSVEGRHYPAMAHGFCSLADRVDAAEAALEAVARDARSYL is encoded by the coding sequence ATGCGCGCGGACGAACTCGACCCGGACCTCGCGGCGGCGGTCGCCGAGATCGAGTCGCTGGGCCTGCCCGCGTGGAGCGACCTCTCCGCCGACGCCGCCCGACGCTTAGAGGACGAGCTGTTCTCCGGGCCGCCGGAGCCGCCCGTGGGCGACGCCCGCGATTTCGCGTTCGACGGGCCTCACGGCGAGGTGCCGGTCCGGGTGTATCGGCCCGAAGGCGCCGTTGAAGATTCGGCAGAATCCCGCGCACTCGTCCACTTCCACGGCGGCGGGTGGACGCTCGGCACGCTGGACTCCGTCGACGGGATCTGCCGCGAACTCGCGGTCCGCGCCGACGCGGTCGTCGTCTCCGTCGACTACCGGCTCGCCCCGGAACACCCGTTCCCCGTCGCGGTCGACGAGGCGGCCGCCGCACTCGCGTGGGTTGCGGAGACGGCCGACTCCCTCGGCGTCGACTCCGACCGGGTCGGCGTCTCGGGGACGAGCGCCGGCGGCGCGCTCGCGGTCGCGGCGTCGCTCCGGGCTCGGGATCTCGGCGATGTCCCGACTCCCGCCGGCCAGTTCCTGCTCTATCCGATCGCCGGCTACGACTTCGAGACGGACTCCTACCGCGAGAACGCCGACGGGCCGCTCCTGACGCGCGAGGACATGAAGTGGTTCTACGAGCGGTACCTCCGGAGCCCGGTCGACGCCGCGAACCCCTACGCGGTGCCGCTCCGGGCGGACCACCTCGGCGACCTGCCGCCCGCGACGGTCGTCACCGCCGGGTTCGACCCCCTGCGCGACGACGGCGTCGCGCTCGCGGAGCGGTTCGAGCGGGAGGGGACCTCGGTCGAGGGCCGCCACTACCCGGCGATGGCGCACGGGTTCTGTAGCCTCGCGGATCGGGTGGACGCCGCGGAGGCGGCGCTGGAGGCGGTCGCGAGGGACGCGCGGAGCTATCTGTGA
- a CDS encoding universal stress protein, which produces MYDNVLLPTDGSVGVDRAIDHAIDAADRYDATLHVLYVVDSDVVNAYSGDEFVDGAEGAEETLEESGREALDAVAERARDAGVETATALRYGVPHEEILRYADEEDVDLTVMGSKTRSGDYRRMLGSVTERVSRQSPAPVSIVKTTVDA; this is translated from the coding sequence ATGTACGACAACGTGCTCCTCCCGACCGACGGCAGCGTCGGCGTCGACCGCGCGATCGACCACGCGATCGACGCCGCCGACCGCTACGACGCGACGCTCCACGTCCTCTACGTCGTCGACAGCGACGTGGTGAACGCCTACTCCGGCGACGAGTTCGTCGACGGGGCCGAGGGCGCCGAGGAGACGCTCGAAGAGAGCGGCCGCGAGGCGCTCGACGCCGTCGCCGAGCGCGCCCGCGACGCGGGGGTGGAGACGGCGACCGCCCTTCGGTACGGCGTCCCCCACGAGGAGATCCTCCGCTACGCCGACGAGGAGGACGTCGACCTCACGGTGATGGGCTCGAAGACGCGCTCCGGCGACTACCGCCGGATGCTCGGCTCCGTCACCGAGCGCGTCTCCCGGCAGTCGCCCGCGCCGGTGAGTATCGTGAAGACGACCGTCGACGCCTGA
- a CDS encoding GNAT family N-acetyltransferase, whose amino-acid sequence MGETDALIEPATADDVDAVIDMWVALAAGQREHGATLRAEANRATAREWVAQSVVTGELLVAREPEPASEPDRDGDRDPQPVGFVGFSLERGDYERDAARGTVSNLFVAPEWRGEGIGAALLDAAERALDEAGADRVALEALADNDRAREFYADRGYDLHRVELTKSLNDEDDAAAASKDEDGRDGGTESAVESD is encoded by the coding sequence ATGGGCGAGACGGACGCGCTGATCGAGCCGGCGACCGCCGACGACGTTGACGCCGTCATCGACATGTGGGTGGCGCTCGCGGCCGGTCAGCGCGAACACGGCGCCACGCTCCGCGCCGAGGCGAACCGCGCGACGGCCCGCGAGTGGGTCGCGCAGTCGGTCGTGACGGGCGAGCTGCTCGTCGCCCGCGAGCCGGAACCCGCATCGGAACCGGACCGGGATGGGGACCGCGACCCCCAGCCGGTCGGCTTCGTCGGCTTCTCGCTCGAACGCGGCGACTACGAGCGCGACGCCGCCCGCGGCACCGTCAGCAACCTGTTCGTGGCCCCGGAGTGGCGCGGGGAAGGGATCGGCGCGGCGCTGCTCGACGCGGCCGAGCGCGCGCTCGACGAGGCGGGCGCCGACCGCGTTGCGCTGGAGGCGCTCGCCGACAACGACCGCGCCCGAGAGTTTTACGCGGACCGCGGCTACGACCTCCACCGCGTCGAGCTGACGAAGTCGCTGAACGACGAGGACGACGCTGCGGCGGCCTCGAAGGACGAGGACGGGCGCGACGGGGGCACCGAATCCGCGGTCGAAAGCGACTGA